In Escherichia ruysiae, a genomic segment contains:
- a CDS encoding type 1 fimbrial minor subunit FimI encodes MKRTRLFLVALLLPMFALAGNKWNTTLPGGNMQFQGVIIAETCRIEAGDKQMTVNMGQISSNRFHAVGEDSAPVPFVIHLRECSTVVSERVGVAFHGVADGKNPDVLSVGEGPGIATNIGVALFDDEGNLVPINRPPVNWKRLYSGSTSLHFIAKYRATGRRVTGGIANAQAWFSLTYQ; translated from the coding sequence ATGAAAAGGACGAGATTATTTCTAGTAGCGTTGTTGCTGCCGATGTTTGCTCTGGCCGGAAATAAATGGAACACCACGTTGCCCGGCGGAAATATGCAATTTCAGGGCGTCATTATTGCGGAAACTTGCCGGATTGAAGCCGGTGATAAACAAATGACGGTCAATATGGGGCAAATCAGCAGTAACCGGTTTCATGCGGTAGGGGAAGATAGCGCACCGGTGCCTTTTGTTATTCATTTACGGGAATGTAGCACGGTGGTGAGTGAACGTGTGGGCGTGGCTTTTCACGGTGTCGCGGATGGTAAAAATCCGGATGTGCTTTCTGTGGGAGAGGGGCCAGGGATAGCAACCAATATTGGTGTAGCGTTGTTTGATGATGAAGGAAACCTCGTACCGATTAATCGTCCTCCTGTGAACTGGAAACGGCTTTACTCTGGCTCTACTTCGCTACATTTCATCGCCAAATATCGTGCTACCGGGCGTCGGGTTACTGGCGGCATCGCCAATGCCCAGGCCTGGTTCTCTTTAACCTATCAGTAA
- a CDS encoding type 1 fimbrial adaptor subunit FimF, protein MKSKPFYLLCVFLSLVVSHARAADSTITIRGYVRDNGCSVAAESTNFTVDLMENAAKQFSNIGATTPAVPFRIVLSPCGNAVSAVKVGFTGVSDSHNANLLALDNTVSAAAGLGIQFLNEQQNQIPLNAPSSAISWTTLTPGKPNTLNFYARLMATQVPVTAGHINATATFTLEYQ, encoded by the coding sequence ATGAAAAGCAAACCTTTTTATCTTCTCTGCGTTTTTTTGTCGCTGGTTGTCAGTCACGCCAGAGCCGCAGATAGCACGATTACTATTCGCGGCTATGTCAGGGATAACGGCTGTAGTGTGGCCGCTGAATCAACCAATTTTACCGTTGATCTGATGGAAAACGCAGCGAAGCAATTTAGCAACATTGGGGCGACGACTCCAGCCGTTCCATTTCGTATTGTGCTGTCACCCTGTGGTAATGCCGTTTCCGCCGTAAAGGTTGGGTTTACCGGTGTTTCAGATAGCCACAATGCCAACCTGCTTGCACTTGATAATACGGTGTCAGCGGCCGCAGGGCTGGGAATACAGTTTCTGAATGAGCAACAAAATCAGATACCCCTTAATGCCCCATCGTCCGCGATTTCGTGGACGACCCTGACGCCGGGTAAACCAAATACGCTGAATTTTTACGCCCGGCTAATGGCGACACAGGTGCCTGTCACTGCGGGGCATATCAATGCCACGGCAACCTTTACTCTTGAATATCAGTAA
- the secG gene encoding preprotein translocase subunit SecG, producing the protein MYEALLVVFLIVAIGLVGLIMLQQGKGADMGASFGAGASATLFGSSGSGNFMTRMTAVLATLFFIISLVLGNINSNKTNKGSEWENLSAPAKTEQTQPAAPAKPTSDIPN; encoded by the coding sequence ATGTACGAAGCTCTTTTAGTAGTTTTCCTTATTGTAGCAATTGGCCTTGTTGGTCTGATCATGCTGCAGCAAGGTAAAGGCGCTGATATGGGAGCCTCCTTCGGAGCAGGCGCTTCCGCTACGCTGTTTGGTTCAAGTGGTTCTGGCAACTTCATGACCCGTATGACGGCTGTGCTGGCAACGTTGTTCTTCATCATCAGTCTGGTGCTGGGTAACATCAACAGCAACAAAACCAATAAAGGTAGCGAATGGGAAAATCTGAGTGCTCCGGCGAAAACCGAACAAACTCAGCCAGCTGCTCCGGCTAAGCCGACCAGCGATATCCCGAACTAA
- a CDS encoding type 1 fimbrial minor subunit FimG → MQAADVTITVNGKVVAKPCTVSTTNATVDLGDLYSFSLISAGAASAWHDVALELTNCPVGTSRVTASFSGAADSTGYYKNQGTAQNIQLELQDDSGNTLNTSATKTVQVDDSSQSAHFPLQVRALTVNGGATQGTIQAVVSITYTYS, encoded by the coding sequence ATACAGGCAGCCGATGTCACCATCACGGTGAACGGTAAGGTCGTCGCCAAACCGTGCACAGTTTCCACCACCAATGCCACGGTAGATCTCGGCGATCTTTATTCTTTTAGCCTGATATCTGCCGGAGCGGCATCGGCCTGGCATGATGTTGCGCTTGAGTTGACTAATTGTCCGGTGGGAACGTCCAGGGTCACCGCCAGCTTCAGCGGGGCAGCCGACAGTACCGGATATTATAAAAACCAAGGGACCGCGCAAAACATCCAGTTAGAGCTACAGGATGACAGTGGCAACACATTGAATACTAGCGCAACCAAAACAGTTCAGGTGGATGATTCCTCACAATCAGCGCACTTCCCGTTACAGGTCAGAGCATTGACGGTAAATGGCGGAGCCACTCAGGGAACCATTCAGGCAGTGGTTAGCATCACCTATACCTACAGCTGA
- the fimD gene encoding fimbrial usher FimD — MSYLNLRLYQRNTQCLHIRKPRLAGFFVRLSVACAFVAQAPLSSAELYFNPRFLADDPQAVADLSRFENGQELPPGTYRVDIYLNNGYMATRDVTFNTGDSKQGIVPCLTRAQLASMGLNTASVSGMNLLADDACVPLTTMIHDATAHLDVGQQRLNLTIPQAFMSNRARGYIPPELWDPGINAGLLNYNFSGNSVQNRVGGNSHYAYLNLQSGLNIGAWRLRDNTTWSYNSSDSSSGSKNKWQHINTWLERDIIPLRSRLTLGDGYTQGDIFDGINFRGAQLASDDNMLPDSQRGFAPVIHGIARGTAQVTIKQNGYDIYNSTVPPGPFTINDIYAAGNSGDLQVTIKEADGSTQIFTVPYSSVPLLQREGHTRYSITAGEYRSGNAQQEKPRFFQSTLLHGLPAGWTIYGGTQLADRYRAFNFGIGKNMGALGALSVDMTQANATLPDDSQHDGQSVRFLYNKSLNESGTNIQLVGYRYSTSGYFNFADTTYSRMNGYNIETQDGVIQVKPKFTDYYNLTYNKRGKLQLTVTQQLGRTSTLYLSGSHQTYWGTSNVDEQFQAGLNTAFEDINWTLSYSLTKNAWQKGRDQMLALNVNIPFSHWLRSDSKSQWRHASASYSMSHDLNGRMTNLAGVYGTLLEDNNLSYSVQTGYAGGGDGNSGSTGYATLNYRGGYGNANIGYSHNDDIKQFYYGVSGGVLAHANGITLGQPLNDTVVLVKAPGAKDAKVENQTGVRTDWRGYAVLPYATEYRENRVALDTNTLADNVDLDNAVANVVPTRGAIVRAEFKARVGIKLLMTLTHNNKPLPFGAMVTSESSQSSGIVADNGQVYLSGMPLAGKVQVKWGEGESAHCVANYQLPPESQQQLLTQLSAECR; from the coding sequence ATGTCATATCTGAATTTAAGACTTTACCAGCGAAACACACAATGCTTACATATTCGTAAGCCTCGTCTGGCTGGTTTTTTTGTCCGACTCTCTGTTGCCTGTGCTTTTGTCGCACAGGCACCTTTGTCATCTGCCGAACTCTATTTTAATCCGCGTTTTTTAGCGGATGATCCCCAGGCTGTGGCTGATTTATCGCGTTTTGAAAATGGGCAAGAGTTACCGCCGGGGACGTATCGCGTCGATATCTATTTGAATAATGGTTATATGGCGACGCGTGACGTCACGTTTAATACGGGTGACAGTAAACAAGGGATTGTCCCTTGCCTGACTCGCGCTCAACTCGCCAGTATGGGGCTGAATACAGCTTCTGTCTCCGGTATGAATCTGCTGGCGGATGATGCCTGCGTGCCATTAACTACAATGATCCATGACGCTACTGCGCATTTAGATGTTGGTCAGCAGCGACTCAACCTGACGATCCCTCAGGCATTTATGAGTAATCGCGCGCGTGGTTATATTCCTCCTGAGTTATGGGATCCCGGTATTAATGCCGGATTGCTCAATTATAACTTCAGTGGAAATAGTGTGCAGAATCGGGTTGGGGGTAACAGCCATTATGCATATTTAAACCTACAGAGTGGGTTAAATATTGGTGCATGGCGTTTACGCGACAATACCACCTGGAGTTATAACAGTAGCGACAGTTCATCAGGTAGCAAAAATAAATGGCAGCATATCAATACCTGGCTTGAGCGAGACATCATTCCGTTACGTTCCCGGCTGACGCTGGGTGATGGTTATACCCAGGGCGATATTTTCGATGGTATTAACTTTCGCGGCGCACAATTGGCCTCAGATGACAATATGTTACCCGATAGCCAAAGAGGATTTGCCCCGGTGATCCACGGTATTGCGCGTGGTACTGCACAGGTCACTATTAAACAAAATGGGTATGACATTTATAATAGTACGGTGCCACCGGGGCCTTTTACCATCAACGATATCTATGCCGCAGGTAATAGTGGTGACTTGCAGGTAACGATTAAAGAGGCTGACGGTAGCACGCAGATCTTTACCGTACCCTATTCGTCAGTCCCGCTTTTGCAACGTGAAGGGCATACACGTTATTCCATTACGGCAGGAGAATACCGTAGTGGAAATGCGCAACAGGAAAAACCCCGCTTTTTCCAGAGTACATTACTCCACGGCCTTCCGGCTGGCTGGACAATATATGGTGGAACGCAACTGGCGGATCGTTATCGTGCTTTTAATTTCGGTATCGGGAAAAACATGGGGGCACTGGGCGCTCTGTCGGTGGATATGACGCAGGCTAATGCCACACTTCCCGATGACAGTCAGCATGACGGGCAATCGGTGCGTTTTCTTTATAACAAATCGCTCAATGAGTCAGGCACGAATATTCAGTTAGTGGGTTACCGCTATTCGACCAGCGGATATTTTAATTTCGCTGATACAACATACAGTCGAATGAATGGCTACAACATCGAAACACAGGATGGTGTTATTCAGGTTAAGCCGAAATTCACCGACTATTACAACCTCACTTATAACAAACGCGGGAAATTACAGCTCACTGTTACTCAGCAACTCGGGCGCACATCAACACTGTATTTGAGTGGTAGCCATCAAACTTATTGGGGAACAAGTAATGTCGATGAGCAATTCCAGGCTGGATTAAATACTGCGTTCGAAGATATCAACTGGACGCTCAGCTATAGCCTGACGAAAAACGCCTGGCAAAAAGGACGGGATCAGATGTTAGCTCTTAACGTCAACATTCCTTTCAGCCACTGGCTGCGTTCTGACAGTAAATCTCAGTGGCGACATGCCAGTGCCAGCTACAGCATGTCGCACGATCTCAACGGTCGGATGACCAATCTGGCTGGTGTATACGGTACGTTGCTGGAAGACAACAACCTCAGCTATAGCGTGCAAACCGGCTATGCCGGGGGAGGCGATGGTAATAGCGGAAGTACAGGCTACGCCACGCTGAATTATCGCGGTGGCTACGGCAATGCCAACATCGGTTACAGCCATAACGATGATATTAAGCAGTTCTATTACGGAGTCAGCGGTGGGGTATTGGCTCATGCCAATGGCATAACGCTGGGGCAGCCGTTAAACGATACGGTGGTGCTTGTTAAAGCGCCTGGCGCAAAAGATGCAAAAGTCGAAAACCAGACGGGGGTGCGTACCGACTGGCGCGGTTATGCCGTGCTGCCTTATGCCACTGAATATCGCGAAAATAGAGTGGCGCTGGATACCAATACCCTGGCTGATAACGTCGATTTAGATAACGCGGTCGCTAACGTTGTTCCCACCCGTGGGGCAATTGTGCGAGCAGAGTTTAAAGCGCGCGTTGGAATAAAACTGCTCATGACGCTAACCCACAATAATAAGCCGCTGCCGTTTGGGGCGATGGTCACATCAGAGAGCAGCCAGAGTAGCGGCATTGTTGCGGATAATGGCCAGGTTTATCTCAGCGGAATGCCTTTAGCGGGAAAAGTTCAGGTGAAATGGGGAGAAGGGGAGAGTGCTCACTGTGTCGCCAATTATCAACTGCCACCAGAGAGTCAGCAGCAGTTATTAACTCAGCTATCAGCTGAATGTCGTTAA
- the fimE gene encoding type 1 fimbria switch DNA invertase FimE (upgraded from regulatory protein to switch DNA invertase), which translates to MSKRRYLTGKEVQAMMQAVCYGATGARDYCLILLAYRHGMRISELLDLHYQDLDLNEGRINIRRLKNGFSTVHPLRFDEREAVERWTQERANWKGAEQTDAIFISRRGSRLSRQQAYRIIRDAGIEAGTVTQTHPHMLRHACGYELAERGADTRLIQDYLGHRNIRHTVRYTASNAARFAGLWERNNLINEKLKREEV; encoded by the coding sequence GTGAGTAAACGTCGTTATCTTACCGGTAAAGAAGTTCAGGCAATGATGCAAGCGGTTTGCTATGGGGCAACGGGCGCCAGAGATTATTGTCTTATTCTGTTGGCATATCGGCATGGGATGCGTATTAGTGAGCTGCTTGATTTGCATTATCAAGATCTTGACCTTAATGAAGGTCGAATAAATATTCGCCGACTGAAGAACGGATTTTCTACAGTTCACCCATTACGTTTTGATGAGCGTGAAGCTGTAGAACGCTGGACCCAGGAACGTGCTAACTGGAAAGGCGCTGAGCAGACCGACGCCATATTTATTTCCCGTCGTGGAAGTCGACTTTCTCGTCAGCAGGCCTATCGCATCATTCGTGATGCCGGTATTGAAGCTGGAACCGTGACACAGACTCACCCTCATATGTTAAGACATGCTTGCGGTTATGAACTGGCGGAGCGTGGTGCTGATACCCGTTTAATTCAGGATTATCTGGGGCATCGAAATATTCGCCATACTGTGCGTTATACCGCCAGTAATGCAGCACGTTTTGCCGGATTATGGGAAAGAAATAATCTCATAAACGAAAAATTAAAAAGAGAAGAGGTTTGA
- the fimA gene encoding type 1 fimbrial major subunit FimA: protein MKIKTLAIVVLSALSLSSTAALAAATTVNGGTVHFKGEVVNAACAVDAGSVDQTVQLGQVRTASLAQEGATSSAVGFNIQLNDCDTTVADKAAIAFLGTAIDGNHTNVLALQSSAAGSATNVGVQILDRTGTALALDGATFSAQTTLNNGTNIIPFQARYFATGAATPGAANADATFKVQYQ, encoded by the coding sequence ATGAAAATTAAAACTCTGGCAATCGTTGTTCTGTCGGCTCTGTCCCTCAGTTCCACAGCGGCTTTGGCCGCTGCTACGACGGTAAATGGTGGGACAGTTCACTTTAAAGGGGAAGTTGTTAACGCCGCTTGTGCGGTTGATGCAGGCTCTGTTGATCAAACTGTTCAGTTAGGTCAAGTGCGTACCGCTTCGTTGGCACAAGAAGGTGCAACCAGTTCTGCTGTCGGTTTTAACATTCAGCTGAATGATTGCGATACCACTGTTGCAGACAAAGCAGCCATTGCCTTCCTTGGCACAGCAATTGATGGAAATCATACCAACGTACTGGCTCTGCAGAGTTCAGCTGCGGGCAGCGCAACAAATGTTGGTGTGCAGATCCTGGACAGAACGGGTACTGCGCTGGCGCTGGACGGTGCGACATTTAGCGCACAAACAACCCTGAACAACGGAACCAACATCATTCCGTTCCAGGCACGTTATTTTGCAACCGGTGCTGCAACCCCTGGTGCTGCTAATGCGGATGCGACCTTCAAGGTTCAGTATCAATAA
- the fimB gene encoding type 1 fimbria switch DNA invertase FimB produces the protein MKNKADNKKRNFLTHSEIESLLKAANTGPHAARNYCLTLLCFIHGFRASEICRLRISDIDLKAKCIYIHRLKKGFSTTHPLLNKEVQALKNWLSTRTSYPHAESEWVFLSRKGNPLSRQQFYHIISTSGGNAGLSLEIHPHMLRHSCGFALANMGIDTRLIQDYLGHRNIRHTVWYTASNAGRFYGIWDRPRGRQRHAVL, from the coding sequence ATGAAGAATAAGGCTGATAACAAAAAAAGGAACTTCCTGACCCACAGTGAAATCGAGTCACTCCTTAAAGCAGCAAATACCGGGCCTCATGCTGCACGCAATTATTGTCTGACTTTGCTTTGTTTTATTCATGGCTTTCGGGCGAGTGAAATTTGCCGATTGAGAATTTCGGATATTGATCTGAAGGCAAAGTGCATATATATCCATCGATTAAAAAAAGGCTTTTCAACGACGCACCCGCTATTGAATAAAGAAGTTCAGGCTTTAAAAAACTGGTTGAGTACGCGTACTTCTTATCCACATGCTGAGAGTGAGTGGGTATTTTTATCACGCAAAGGGAATCCGCTTTCTCGTCAACAGTTTTACCATATTATCTCGACTTCAGGTGGTAATGCCGGGCTATCACTGGAGATTCATCCGCACATGTTACGCCATTCGTGTGGTTTTGCTTTGGCGAATATGGGAATAGATACACGACTTATCCAGGATTATCTTGGGCATCGTAATATTCGTCATACCGTCTGGTATACCGCCAGCAATGCAGGGCGTTTTTACGGCATCTGGGACAGACCCAGAGGTCGACAGCGTCACGCTGTTTTATAA
- the fimC gene encoding type 1 fimbria chaperone FimC, which translates to MSNKNVNVRKSQEITFCLLAGILMIMAMMVAGRAEAGVALGATRVIYPAGQKQVQLAVTNNDENSTYLIQSWVENADGVKDGRFIVTPPLFAMKGKKENTLRILDATNNQLPQDRESLFWMNVKAIPSMDKSKLTENTLQLAIISRIKLYYRPAKLALPPDQAAEKLRFRRGANSLTLINPTPYYLTVTELNAGTRILENALVPPMGESTVKLPPDAGSNITYRTINDYGALTPKMTGVME; encoded by the coding sequence GTGAGTAATAAAAACGTCAATGTAAGGAAATCGCAGGAAATAACATTCTGCTTACTGGCAGGTATCCTGATGATCATGGCAATGATGGTTGCCGGACGTGCTGAAGCGGGAGTGGCCTTAGGTGCGACACGCGTAATTTATCCTGCAGGGCAAAAACAAGTGCAACTTGCCGTGACAAATAATGATGAGAATAGCACCTATTTAATTCAATCATGGGTAGAAAATGCCGATGGTGTAAAGGATGGTCGTTTTATCGTGACGCCACCTCTGTTTGCGATGAAGGGAAAAAAAGAGAATACCTTGCGTATTCTTGATGCCACAAATAACCAATTGCCGCAGGATCGGGAAAGTTTGTTCTGGATGAATGTCAAAGCGATTCCGTCAATGGATAAATCAAAATTGACCGAGAATACGCTACAGCTCGCAATTATCAGCCGCATTAAACTGTACTATCGCCCGGCTAAATTAGCGTTGCCACCCGATCAGGCCGCAGAAAAATTAAGATTCCGTCGCGGCGCAAATTCTCTGACGTTGATTAACCCGACACCCTATTACCTGACGGTAACAGAGTTAAATGCCGGAACACGGATTCTTGAAAATGCATTGGTGCCTCCAATGGGCGAAAGCACGGTTAAATTGCCTCCTGATGCAGGAAGCAATATTACTTACCGAACAATAAATGATTATGGCGCACTTACCCCAAAAATGACGGGCGTAATGGAATAA
- the nanC gene encoding N-acetylneuraminic acid outer membrane channel NanC — protein sequence MKKAKILSGVLLLCFSSPLISQAATLDVRGGYRSGSHAYETRLKVSEGWKNGWWASMESNTWNTIHDNKKENAALNDVQVEVNYAIKLDDQWTVRPGMLTHFSSNGTRYGPYVKLSWDATKDLNFGIRYRYDWKAYRQQDLSGDMSRDNVHRWDGYVTYNINSDFTFAWQTTLYSKQNDYRYANHKKWATENAFVLQYHMTPDITPYIEYDYLDRQGVYNGRDNLSENSYRIGVSFKL from the coding sequence ATGAAAAAGGCTAAAATACTTTCTGGCGTATTATTACTCTGCTTTTCGTCACCATTAATTTCTCAGGCTGCAACACTGGATGTGCGTGGTGGATATCGTAGTGGAAGCCATGCCTATGAAACTCGACTCAAAGTCAGTGAGGGGTGGAAAAATGGATGGTGGGCAAGTATGGAAAGTAATACCTGGAATACCATTCATGATAATAAAAAGGAAAATGCCGCATTAAATGATGTTCAGGTTGAAGTTAATTACGCGATTAAACTTGATGATCAATGGACCGTGCGCCCAGGAATGTTAACCCATTTTAGCAGCAATGGCACACGCTATGGACCTTACGTAAAACTGTCATGGGATGCGACAAAAGATCTCAATTTTGGCATTCGCTATCGTTACGACTGGAAAGCTTACCGACAACAAGACTTATCTGGTGATATGTCTCGTGATAACGTTCATCGTTGGGATGGATATGTCACTTACAATATTAATAGTGATTTCACCTTCGCATGGCAAACGACGCTGTACAGCAAACAAAACGATTATCGCTATGCAAACCATAAGAAATGGGCGACGGAAAATGCATTTGTTCTACAATACCATATGACGCCCGATATTACGCCATACATAGAATATGACTACCTTGACCGTCAGGGTGTTTACAACGGTAGAGATAATTTATCGGAAAACAGTTATCGCATTGGTGTGTCATTTAAACTGTAG
- the fimH gene encoding type 1 fimbria D-mannose specific adhesin FimH yields the protein MKRVITLFAVLLMGWSVNAWSFACKTANGTAIPIGGGSANVYVSLAPAVNVGQNLVVDLSTQIFCHNDYPETITDYVTLQRGSAYGGVLSNFSGTVKYNGSSYPFPTTSETPRIVYNSRTDKPWPVALYLTPVSSAGGVAIKAGSLIAVLILRQTNNYNSDDFQFVWNIYANNDVVVPTGGCDVSARDVTVTLPDYPGSVPIPLTVYCAKSQNLGYYLSGTTADAGNSIFTNTASFSPAQGVGVQLTRNGTIIPANSTVSLGAVGTSAVSLGLTANYARTGGQVTAGNVQSIIGVTFVYQ from the coding sequence ATGAAACGAGTTATTACCTTGTTTGCTGTACTGCTGATGGGCTGGTCGGTAAATGCCTGGTCATTCGCCTGTAAAACCGCCAATGGCACAGCTATCCCAATTGGCGGTGGCAGCGCCAATGTCTATGTCAGCCTTGCGCCCGCCGTGAATGTGGGGCAAAACTTGGTCGTGGATCTTTCGACGCAGATCTTTTGCCATAACGATTACCCGGAAACCATTACAGACTATGTCACACTGCAACGAGGTTCAGCTTATGGCGGTGTGTTATCTAATTTTTCCGGAACCGTAAAATATAATGGTAGTAGCTATCCTTTCCCGACCACCAGCGAAACGCCGCGCATTGTTTATAATTCGAGAACGGATAAGCCCTGGCCGGTGGCGCTTTATCTGACGCCTGTCAGCAGTGCGGGTGGCGTTGCGATTAAGGCAGGCTCATTAATTGCCGTGCTTATTTTGCGACAGACCAACAACTATAACAGCGATGATTTCCAGTTCGTCTGGAATATTTACGCCAATAATGATGTGGTGGTGCCCACTGGCGGCTGTGATGTTTCCGCTCGTGATGTCACCGTTACACTGCCGGACTATCCCGGTTCGGTGCCGATTCCTCTTACCGTTTATTGTGCGAAAAGCCAAAACCTGGGGTATTACCTTTCAGGCACAACCGCAGATGCGGGCAACTCGATTTTCACCAATACCGCGTCGTTTTCGCCAGCACAGGGAGTCGGCGTACAGTTGACGCGCAACGGAACGATTATTCCAGCGAATAGCACTGTGTCATTAGGGGCAGTAGGGACTTCGGCGGTAAGTCTGGGATTAACGGCAAATTACGCACGTACTGGAGGGCAGGTGACTGCAGGTAATGTGCAGTCGATTATTGGTGTTACTTTTGTTTATCAATAA
- the nanM gene encoding N-acetylneuraminate epimerase: MNKTITALAIMMASCAANASVLPETPVPFKSGTGVIDNDTVYIGLGSAGTAWYKLDTQAKDKKWIALAEFPAGPRDQATSAFIDGNLYVFGGVGKNSEGLTQVFNDVHKYNPKTNTWVKLMSHAPMGMAGHVTFVHNGKAYITGGVNQNIFNGYFEDLKEAGKDSAAIDKINTHYFDKKAEDYFFNKFLLSFDPSTQQWSYTGESPWYGTAGAAVVNKGDKTWLINGEAKPGLRTDAVFELDFTGNGIKWNKLSPVSSPDGVAGGFAGISNDSLIFAGGAGFKGSRENYQNGKNYAHEGLKKSYSADIHLWHNGKWEKSGELSQGRAYGVSLPWNNNLLIIGGETTGGKAVADSVLLSVKDNKVTVQN, encoded by the coding sequence ATGAATAAAACAATAACGGCACTTGCTATCATGATGGCTTCATGTGCCGCAAACGCGTCGGTATTACCAGAAACTCCTGTGCCATTTAAAAGTGGTACTGGTGTAATTGATAACGACACTGTCTACATTGGTTTAGGTAGCGCAGGTACGGCATGGTACAAGCTGGATACGCAAGCCAAAGATAAAAAATGGATAGCTCTGGCGGAATTCCCCGCTGGCCCGAGAGATCAAGCAACCTCTGCCTTTATTGATGGTAATTTGTATGTATTTGGCGGTGTTGGTAAAAACAGTGAGGGGTTAACTCAGGTATTCAACGACGTACACAAATATAATCCCAAAACCAATACCTGGGTTAAATTAATGTCGCACGCACCGATGGGCATGGCAGGTCATGTGACCTTTGTACACAACGGCAAAGCCTATATTACTGGCGGCGTTAACCAAAATATCTTTAATGGCTATTTTGAAGATCTCAAGGAGGCAGGAAAAGATTCAGCGGCTATAGATAAAATCAACACCCACTATTTTGACAAAAAAGCAGAAGATTATTTCTTCAATAAGTTCCTGTTGTCTTTTGATCCCTCTACACAGCAATGGAGTTACACTGGCGAATCCCCCTGGTATGGTACGGCTGGTGCAGCGGTAGTAAATAAAGGTGATAAAACCTGGCTTATTAATGGCGAAGCCAAACCAGGACTGCGAACTGATGCTGTATTTGAGCTTGATTTCACCGGCAATGGCATAAAATGGAATAAACTTTCTCCCGTCTCCTCCCCAGATGGCGTAGCTGGCGGTTTTGCAGGTATTAGCAATGACTCTCTTATATTTGCCGGGGGAGCCGGATTCAAAGGTTCACGAGAAAATTACCAGAACGGTAAAAACTATGCGCATGAAGGTCTGAAAAAATCGTATAGCGCCGATATTCATCTTTGGCATAACGGGAAATGGGAGAAATCTGGCGAACTGTCGCAAGGTCGGGCCTACGGAGTATCATTGCCCTGGAATAATAATTTATTGATTATTGGCGGTGAAACTACGGGCGGCAAAGCTGTGGCGGATTCAGTGTTGCTCTCTGTGAAAGATAATAAAGTTACTGTACAAAACTAA